One genomic region from Pseudoduganella lutea encodes:
- the waaF gene encoding lipopolysaccharide heptosyltransferase II, which translates to MSKNSPRILVISPNWIGDAVMAQPLLQRLRALHPGHPIDVLAPPAVAPVWRQMREVDEVLQTPFRHGALQLRERWRYARLLKARGYAEAYVLPNTLKYALIPWLAGIRRRVGYKGESRYGLINVMHHDDVPPRPMVPFYAALANAPDAPLAPAPKPALQVTPEQVASACATAGLAPERLLVVFAPGAEFGSAKRWPPQHFAALAQAIVASRPTAQVALLGSPKDRAVCDEIMAAVAGTPAAACVRNIAGQTSLAEAVALIGHTAAVVSNDSGLLHVASSLDRPVVAIYGPTDPDHAPPFSSVAAALSLRLDCSPCRQRECPLGHHDCMRKLDAGTVWHTLQPMLPAAAGA; encoded by the coding sequence ATGTCCAAGAATTCCCCACGCATCCTGGTGATCTCCCCCAACTGGATCGGCGATGCCGTCATGGCGCAGCCGCTGCTGCAACGGCTGCGCGCGCTGCACCCGGGCCACCCGATCGACGTGCTGGCCCCGCCCGCCGTGGCGCCCGTCTGGCGCCAGATGCGCGAGGTCGATGAAGTGCTGCAGACGCCGTTCCGCCACGGCGCGCTGCAATTGCGCGAACGCTGGCGCTATGCGCGCCTGCTGAAGGCGCGTGGCTATGCCGAAGCCTATGTATTGCCGAACACGTTGAAATATGCGCTGATTCCGTGGCTGGCCGGCATTCGCCGCCGCGTGGGCTACAAGGGCGAAAGCCGGTATGGCCTGATCAACGTGATGCACCACGACGATGTGCCGCCGCGCCCGATGGTGCCGTTCTACGCGGCGCTGGCCAATGCGCCGGATGCGCCGCTGGCGCCCGCGCCGAAGCCGGCGCTGCAGGTGACGCCGGAACAGGTGGCCAGCGCCTGCGCCACGGCCGGCCTGGCCCCGGAGCGCCTGCTGGTGGTGTTCGCGCCGGGCGCCGAATTCGGTTCGGCCAAGCGCTGGCCGCCGCAACATTTTGCCGCGCTGGCGCAAGCCATCGTGGCGAGCCGGCCCACGGCGCAGGTTGCATTGCTGGGCTCGCCCAAGGACCGTGCCGTGTGCGACGAGATCATGGCGGCCGTTGCCGGCACGCCTGCCGCGGCCTGCGTGCGCAACATCGCCGGCCAGACCAGCCTGGCCGAAGCGGTGGCGCTGATCGGCCATACCGCCGCCGTCGTCAGCAACGATTCGGGGCTGCTGCACGTGGCCTCGAGCCTGGATCGCCCCGTGGTGGCCATCTACGGCCCCACGGACCCGGACCACGCGCCGCCGTTCTCGAGCGTGGCGGCGGCGCTGTCGCTGCGCCTCGACTGCTCACCATGCCGGCAGCGCGAATGCCCGCTGGGCCACCACGACTGCATGCGCAAGCTCGACGCCGGCACCGTCTGGCACACCCTGCAACCGATGCTGCCGGCCGCCGCCGGCGCCTGA
- a CDS encoding O-antigen ligase family protein → MNKNIARQADDVAPVSAVSTVSAVTAFTVACLVFLLPFLTLITNAGVGLCSFGFLLAAIWCHRQGLPEFRRHLNDIRGVLTAFGAACLFAALAVLLHPDILLRSWEKPSRMLLAATALIAVLACRPSRMALWWGLIGGTVAGACWVGYQRWVLHIDRPGGLMNAITFGDIVLCMGLMCLAGVLDFRGRQRCWPALGVVAGLVGMLATGTRGGWVAIVFAALLFLKYGHYLRGKFAKAAAALIAVLMIGAYFVPQTGMSERLDQGVSDVETYFTGGSAFTNVGVRLELWKGAVLLAARHPWMPSSQQQVKAELGELVAAGTLQPFVLEAEHFHNDVLQALVFGGVPGLLCWFGTLLLPFLFFLRMLHSHESAPHGLVATALAGLLLVLSYFSFGLTEVIFWSVRGAMFYALMLFVLMGLCLNARERT, encoded by the coding sequence ATGAATAAAAATATTGCCAGGCAAGCCGACGACGTTGCCCCTGTATCCGCTGTTTCCACCGTTTCCGCTGTCACCGCTTTTACCGTTGCCTGCCTGGTCTTCCTCCTGCCCTTCCTGACGCTGATCACCAATGCCGGCGTGGGCCTGTGCAGCTTTGGCTTCCTGTTGGCGGCAATCTGGTGCCACAGGCAAGGCCTGCCGGAGTTCCGGCGACATCTTAACGATATCCGCGGGGTTTTGACAGCTTTTGGCGCCGCCTGCCTGTTTGCCGCGCTCGCGGTACTGCTGCATCCCGATATCTTGCTGCGCAGCTGGGAAAAGCCCAGCCGCATGCTGCTCGCCGCCACCGCGCTCATTGCCGTGCTCGCTTGCCGCCCCAGCCGCATGGCGCTGTGGTGGGGCCTGATCGGCGGCACGGTCGCCGGCGCCTGCTGGGTTGGCTACCAGCGCTGGGTGCTGCATATCGACCGGCCGGGCGGACTGATGAACGCGATCACCTTCGGCGACATCGTGCTGTGCATGGGCCTCATGTGCCTGGCCGGCGTGCTGGATTTCCGCGGCCGGCAGCGTTGTTGGCCGGCGCTGGGCGTGGTTGCCGGCCTCGTCGGCATGCTGGCCACCGGCACGCGCGGCGGCTGGGTGGCAATCGTGTTCGCGGCACTGCTGTTCTTGAAATACGGCCATTACCTGCGCGGCAAGTTCGCCAAGGCTGCCGCCGCGCTGATAGCGGTGCTGATGATCGGCGCCTATTTCGTACCGCAGACGGGCATGAGCGAGCGCCTGGACCAGGGCGTGAGCGACGTGGAAACCTATTTTACCGGCGGCAGTGCCTTCACGAACGTGGGCGTGCGGCTGGAGTTGTGGAAGGGGGCCGTGCTGCTGGCCGCGCGCCATCCATGGATGCCGAGCAGCCAGCAGCAGGTCAAGGCCGAGCTCGGGGAACTGGTCGCCGCCGGGACGCTGCAGCCGTTCGTGCTGGAAGCCGAGCATTTCCACAACGATGTCCTGCAGGCGCTCGTGTTCGGCGGCGTGCCGGGCCTTTTATGCTGGTTCGGCACGCTGCTGCTGCCGTTCCTGTTTTTCCTGCGCATGCTGCATTCCCATGAATCGGCGCCCCACGGGCTCGTTGCCACGGCACTGGCCGGCTTGCTGCTCGTGCTGAGTTACTTCAGCTTCGGCCTGACGGAAGTGATCTTCTGGTCCGTGCGCGGCGCGATGTTCTATGCGCTGATGCTGTTCGTGCTCATGGGCCTGTGCCTGAACGCCCGCGAAAGAACGTGA
- the dnaE gene encoding DNA polymerase III subunit alpha, whose translation MSNEILDQQVIQPDEPAAPPGPDFVHLRVHSEYSIVDGLVRIDDLVKAAVKDKQGALAITDLSNLFGMVKFYKSARGKGIKPVIGCDVWITNDDNREKPSRLLLLAKNRVGYLQLCELLSMAWLTNQYKGRAELRTEWLQALKDQAYDVMPGESGANGLIALSGAQFGDIGCAIDNGNLELAEKHAQKWSAIFPGHFYIEIQRAGQPNQEAQVRQSVALAARLRLPVVATHPVQFMSEHEFIAHEARICIAEGEMIANARRPKRFNEQMRFMTQEEMAILFEDLPAALANSVEIAKRCNVTLTLGKPQLPNFPTPGMTIDEFLVAETKKGLEERLVQLFPDPVYREKMRPRYEERLAFENNTIINMKFPGYFLIVAEFIQWGKNNGVPIGPGRGSGAGSLVAYALKITDLDPLKYNLLFERFLNPERVSMPDFDIDFCQEKRELVIQHVKDLYGRDAVSQIATFGTMAAKGAIRDVGRVLDFGYNFCDGISKLIPFKPGKPVTIAEAIEEEPLLKERLENEEEVKQLLDLAQQVEGITRGIGMHAGGVLIAPGKLTDFCPLYTQSGDTGVVSQYDKDDVEAVGLVKFDFLGLTTLTILDRAVNYIRELDPADKDFNLESLPLDDRGSYDLLTKAKTVAVFQLESRGMQGMLKDARPDRFEDIIALVALYRPGPMDLIPDFCKRKHGEKFDYPDPRTEGILSETYGIMVYQEQVMQMAQIIGGYSLGGADMLRRAMGKKKAEEMAEHREIFRKGAGERGLTTEKADEIFDLMEKFAGYGFNKSHAAAYALLSYHTAYLKQHHTAAFMAANMSLTMDDTEKVKILVEDSIEVCGLTILPPDVNLSAYRFRPDGAPRSVTGKKVTNIRYGLGGVKGAGQNAIEAIIAAREADGPFKSLFDFCKRVDKRQINRRTIEALIRSGAFDSLGVERSVLFASVGFAMECAEQELKAANQVSLFGGDDSDLVAPPEYVQATAWTDRQKLAEEKIALGFYLSGHMFDSYAAEARRFARTKLSELEPSREPRMMCGVITGIRTQMTQRGKILIVSLDDKSAVVEVTVYNEIFEANKKAFKEDEFLAVTGKVSEDRFTGGLRISAEKVYDIVSARLQFGRQMGWLLPSSVPPAKLQEVLAPHRDDYGLPVQMRIRPQGIDCTLQLGDDWRVAPSDELTLALEQVLGAKDVAVEY comes from the coding sequence ATGAGCAACGAAATCCTCGACCAGCAAGTCATCCAACCCGACGAACCGGCAGCCCCGCCAGGCCCGGATTTCGTTCACCTGCGGGTGCACTCGGAGTACTCGATCGTCGATGGCCTGGTGCGTATCGACGACCTGGTCAAGGCCGCCGTGAAGGACAAGCAGGGTGCGCTGGCCATCACCGACCTGTCGAACCTGTTCGGCATGGTGAAGTTCTACAAGAGCGCGCGCGGCAAGGGCATCAAGCCCGTGATCGGCTGCGACGTGTGGATCACCAATGACGACAACCGCGAAAAACCGAGCCGCCTGCTGCTGCTGGCGAAGAACCGCGTGGGCTACCTGCAGCTGTGCGAACTGCTGTCGATGGCATGGTTGACGAACCAGTACAAGGGCCGCGCCGAGCTGCGCACCGAGTGGCTGCAGGCGTTGAAGGACCAGGCCTATGACGTGATGCCCGGGGAAAGCGGCGCCAACGGCCTGATCGCGCTGTCCGGCGCGCAGTTCGGCGATATCGGCTGCGCGATCGACAACGGCAACCTGGAGCTGGCCGAAAAGCATGCGCAAAAATGGTCGGCCATCTTCCCGGGCCATTTCTATATCGAGATCCAGCGCGCCGGCCAGCCGAACCAGGAGGCGCAGGTGCGCCAGTCCGTGGCGCTGGCCGCCAGGCTGCGCCTGCCGGTGGTGGCCACGCACCCGGTGCAGTTCATGTCCGAGCACGAATTCATCGCGCACGAGGCGCGCATCTGTATCGCCGAAGGCGAAATGATCGCCAACGCGAGACGGCCGAAGCGCTTCAACGAGCAGATGCGCTTCATGACCCAGGAGGAAATGGCGATCCTGTTCGAGGATCTGCCGGCCGCGCTGGCAAACTCCGTGGAAATCGCCAAACGCTGCAACGTCACGCTCACGCTGGGCAAGCCGCAGCTGCCGAACTTCCCCACGCCGGGCATGACGATCGACGAATTCCTCGTGGCCGAGACGAAGAAGGGCCTGGAAGAGCGACTGGTGCAATTGTTCCCGGACCCGGTGTATCGCGAGAAGATGCGCCCGCGCTACGAGGAGCGGCTGGCGTTCGAGAACAACACGATCATCAACATGAAGTTCCCCGGTTACTTCCTGATCGTGGCGGAGTTCATCCAGTGGGGCAAGAACAACGGCGTGCCGATCGGCCCCGGCCGCGGCTCGGGCGCGGGTTCCCTCGTGGCGTATGCGCTGAAGATCACCGACCTCGATCCGCTGAAGTACAACCTGCTGTTCGAGCGTTTCCTGAACCCGGAACGGGTATCGATGCCCGACTTCGACATCGACTTCTGCCAGGAGAAACGCGAGCTGGTGATCCAGCACGTGAAGGACCTGTACGGCCGCGATGCCGTATCGCAGATCGCCACCTTCGGCACCATGGCGGCAAAGGGCGCGATCCGCGACGTGGGCCGCGTGCTGGACTTCGGCTACAACTTCTGCGACGGCATCTCGAAGCTGATTCCGTTCAAGCCGGGCAAGCCGGTGACGATCGCCGAGGCGATCGAGGAGGAGCCGCTGCTCAAGGAACGCCTCGAGAACGAGGAGGAAGTGAAGCAGCTGCTGGACCTGGCGCAGCAAGTGGAAGGCATCACCCGCGGCATCGGCATGCACGCCGGCGGCGTGCTTATTGCGCCGGGCAAGCTGACCGACTTCTGCCCGCTGTACACGCAGTCCGGCGACACGGGCGTCGTGTCGCAGTACGACAAGGATGACGTGGAGGCCGTGGGCCTGGTGAAGTTCGACTTCCTGGGGTTGACCACGCTGACGATCCTCGACCGCGCGGTGAACTACATCCGCGAGCTGGACCCGGCCGACAAGGACTTCAACCTGGAATCGCTGCCGCTGGACGACCGCGGTTCCTACGACCTGCTGACCAAGGCGAAGACGGTGGCCGTGTTCCAGCTGGAGTCGCGCGGCATGCAGGGCATGCTCAAGGACGCGCGCCCCGACCGCTTCGAGGACATCATCGCGCTGGTGGCGCTGTACCGCCCGGGCCCGATGGACCTGATTCCGGACTTCTGCAAGCGCAAGCACGGCGAAAAGTTCGACTATCCGGACCCGCGCACGGAAGGCATCCTGTCCGAGACCTACGGCATCATGGTCTACCAGGAGCAGGTGATGCAGATGGCGCAGATCATCGGCGGCTACTCGCTCGGCGGCGCGGACATGCTGCGCCGCGCGATGGGCAAGAAGAAGGCCGAGGAGATGGCCGAGCACCGCGAGATCTTCCGCAAGGGTGCTGGCGAGCGCGGGCTCACCACCGAGAAGGCCGACGAGATCTTCGACCTGATGGAAAAGTTCGCGGGCTACGGTTTCAACAAATCGCACGCCGCCGCCTACGCCCTGCTGTCGTATCACACCGCGTACCTGAAGCAGCACCACACGGCCGCGTTCATGGCGGCCAACATGTCGCTGACGATGGACGACACGGAAAAGGTCAAGATCCTCGTCGAGGATTCGATCGAGGTGTGCGGCCTGACGATCCTGCCGCCGGACGTGAACCTGTCGGCCTACCGCTTCCGGCCCGATGGCGCGCCGCGCTCCGTCACCGGCAAGAAGGTGACGAACATCCGCTATGGCCTGGGCGGCGTCAAGGGCGCCGGCCAGAACGCCATCGAGGCGATCATCGCCGCGCGCGAAGCCGATGGCCCGTTCAAGAGCCTGTTCGACTTCTGCAAGCGCGTGGACAAGCGCCAGATCAACCGCCGCACGATCGAGGCACTGATCCGCTCCGGCGCGTTCGACTCATTGGGGGTTGAGCGCTCCGTGCTGTTTGCCTCGGTGGGGTTTGCCATGGAATGCGCCGAGCAGGAACTGAAGGCCGCCAACCAGGTCAGCCTGTTCGGCGGCGACGACAGCGACCTGGTCGCCCCGCCCGAATACGTGCAGGCCACTGCATGGACCGACCGCCAGAAACTGGCCGAGGAAAAGATCGCGCTGGGCTTTTACCTGTCGGGCCACATGTTCGATTCGTATGCGGCCGAGGCACGGCGCTTTGCCCGCACCAAGCTCTCCGAGCTGGAACCGTCGCGGGAACCGCGCATGATGTGCGGCGTGATCACCGGCATCCGCACGCAGATGACCCAGCGCGGCAAGATCCTCATCGTGAGCCTGGACGACAAGAGCGCCGTGGTGGAAGTCACCGTCTACAACGAGATCTTCGAGGCCAACAAGAAAGCGTTCAAGGAGGACGAGTTCCTGGCCGTGACCGGCAAGGTATCGGAAGACCGCTTCACGGGCGGCCTGCGCATCTCGGCCGAGAAGGTGTACGACATCGTTTCCGCGCGCCTGCAGTTCGGCCGGCAGATGGGCTGGCTGCTGCCCTCGAGCGTGCCGCCGGCGAAGCTGCAGGAAGTGCTGGCACCGCACCGCGACGACTATGGCTTGCCGGTGCAGATGCGCATCCGGCCGCAGGGCATCGACTGCACGCTGCAACTGGGCGACGACTGGCGCGTGGCGCCATCGGACGAACTGACGCTGGCGCTGGAACAGGTACTGGGTGCCAAGGACGTGGCAGTCGAGTATTAA
- a CDS encoding DUF6139 family protein: MRLDIYRRPEHDGIFSYLAVPEGKPIPQEAINTDWEPEAKALEVDDDADTLPEFHIEHLPEQIGTKGYAITGLKDM, from the coding sequence ATGCGCCTGGATATTTACCGACGACCCGAACACGATGGCATTTTTTCCTATCTGGCAGTGCCCGAAGGAAAGCCGATTCCCCAGGAAGCGATCAATACCGACTGGGAACCGGAAGCCAAGGCACTGGAAGTCGACGACGACGCCGATACCCTGCCCGAGTTCCACATCGAGCATCTGCCCGAGCAGATCGGCACCAAGGGCTACGCGATCACCGGCCTGAAGGATATGTAA
- a CDS encoding glycosyltransferase family 2 protein has product MQPASKISVIVTTYNRPDALAAVIEACFAQDDPHFEIIIADDGSTNNTRDCVEALRPRSPVPLRYVWQPDEGFRAARVRNLGTLAASGDYIVFLDGDCIPASNFVTQHRKLARPGFIVSGSRVLLSEQYTRTLLETRINLHRLGAIDRLRLRLAGDFNKFLQTVLVLPDVGRERRKFSWRRIKSCNLAVWRADLDRVNGFDESFTGWGHEDSDLVVRLFNAGVLRKDGAFATEVYHLWHHENQRDQETSNRKVVLQRAADGTTQAEAGLRELAALA; this is encoded by the coding sequence ATGCAACCAGCGTCAAAAATTTCTGTCATTGTCACGACCTATAACCGCCCGGACGCGCTGGCGGCCGTGATCGAAGCCTGCTTTGCACAGGATGACCCGCATTTCGAAATCATTATCGCTGATGACGGCTCCACGAACAACACACGGGACTGTGTGGAGGCGCTGCGTCCGCGCTCCCCGGTGCCGCTGCGGTACGTGTGGCAGCCGGACGAAGGCTTTCGCGCCGCGCGCGTGCGCAACCTGGGCACGCTGGCCGCCAGCGGCGATTACATCGTGTTCCTGGACGGCGACTGTATTCCCGCAAGCAATTTCGTGACGCAGCACCGCAAGCTGGCGCGGCCCGGCTTCATTGTTTCCGGCAGCCGCGTGCTGCTCTCCGAACAGTACACCCGCACGCTGCTCGAGACGCGCATCAATCTGCACCGGCTTGGCGCGATCGATCGCCTGCGGCTTCGGCTGGCCGGGGATTTCAACAAATTCCTGCAAACGGTGCTGGTACTGCCGGACGTGGGCCGCGAGCGGCGCAAGTTCAGCTGGCGGCGCATCAAGAGCTGCAACCTGGCCGTCTGGCGTGCCGACCTGGATCGCGTCAACGGCTTCGATGAAAGTTTCACCGGCTGGGGCCACGAGGATTCCGACCTCGTGGTGCGGCTGTTCAATGCCGGCGTGCTGCGCAAGGACGGCGCGTTTGCCACCGAGGTCTATCACCTGTGGCACCACGAGAACCAGCGCGACCAGGAAACGTCGAACCGCAAGGTGGTGCTGCAACGTGCCGCCGATGGCACCACGCAGGCCGAGGCGGGCCTGCGCGAACTGGCGGCCCTGGCCTGA
- a CDS encoding PEP-CTERM sorting domain-containing protein, protein MRTIVKNILVTGGMLMGLHTAAQAGPLLVVSNGILMGAQGVEYDGHHYNVSFSDIRPTNTTMAFSSFNQSWGASEALYNVFQDVYDTNPARTNGCSNSLSCLVVTGYSINFLGVTGVGYTNTASSYIDPVIPFLVVGNAANQSGVTYAHWSIQPERQVVPEPSTLLLSGLGLAALAVRRKRLAGKTVA, encoded by the coding sequence GTGCGAACCATCGTCAAGAATATTCTCGTCACCGGCGGCATGCTGATGGGTCTGCATACCGCAGCCCAGGCCGGACCGCTCCTCGTCGTCTCAAACGGCATCCTGATGGGTGCGCAGGGGGTGGAATACGATGGCCACCACTATAACGTGTCGTTCTCCGATATCCGTCCGACGAATACCACGATGGCGTTCAGCAGCTTCAACCAGAGCTGGGGCGCCTCGGAGGCGCTGTACAACGTCTTCCAGGACGTGTACGACACGAACCCGGCCCGCACCAACGGCTGTTCGAATTCGCTCAGCTGCCTGGTGGTGACCGGCTACAGCATCAACTTTCTCGGCGTGACCGGCGTAGGCTACACCAATACGGCCAGCAGCTATATCGATCCGGTCATTCCCTTCCTCGTGGTGGGCAATGCGGCGAACCAGTCGGGTGTCACTTATGCGCACTGGTCGATCCAGCCGGAGCGGCAAGTCGTTCCCGAGCCTTCCACCCTGCTGCTGTCGGGCCTCGGCCTGGCCGCGCTGGCGGTGCGCCGAAAGCGCCTGGCCGGCAAGACCGTTGCATAA
- a CDS encoding glycosyltransferase family 4 protein, whose amino-acid sequence MIHFFPTYTKDGTRSPFALGLQELGVEYRLFADDVRFRYHSRLKLLLVGWPKLAWFALRAGIRSLITSRTHPEAVVLGSDIEVLIFAPLRALFSRRTQIVLLGFILTPRKHPLQNRLRLLYFRFVMRFVDKVICHSKKERERYRELFSNGRTEVFYIPHGTHIYGREELPEASNSPYILTAGRSGRDYGTLFEAMAGLPVDLHVVCDNDKPLAGLAIPPNVKVLRNCYDGDYVEQLKNARFVVVPLGVADISAGQMVLLQAMAFNKATVITRTLTVEDYVSDGNEALLVPQGDAGAMRSAIARLLDDVPYTAQMADRALDAFDSRFDMKAFVRNLVAAVRAPRATGA is encoded by the coding sequence GTGATCCATTTCTTCCCCACCTACACGAAAGACGGCACGCGTTCGCCGTTTGCGCTCGGCTTGCAGGAACTCGGCGTCGAATACCGGCTGTTCGCGGACGACGTGCGCTTTCGCTACCACTCGCGGCTGAAGCTGCTGCTTGTCGGCTGGCCGAAGCTGGCCTGGTTCGCGCTGCGCGCCGGTATCCGTTCGCTGATCACCAGCCGCACGCACCCCGAGGCCGTGGTGCTGGGCTCGGACATCGAAGTGCTCATCTTCGCCCCGCTGCGCGCCCTCTTCTCGCGCCGCACGCAAATCGTGCTGCTGGGCTTCATCCTCACGCCACGCAAGCACCCGCTGCAAAACAGGTTGCGGCTGCTGTACTTCCGCTTCGTGATGCGCTTCGTCGACAAGGTCATCTGCCATTCGAAGAAGGAACGCGAGCGCTACCGGGAACTGTTCAGCAACGGTCGCACCGAGGTGTTTTATATTCCGCACGGCACCCACATCTACGGCCGCGAGGAATTGCCGGAAGCATCGAACTCGCCCTATATCCTGACGGCGGGCCGCTCCGGCCGCGATTACGGCACGCTGTTCGAGGCGATGGCCGGCCTGCCGGTCGACTTGCACGTGGTCTGCGACAACGACAAGCCCCTGGCCGGGCTTGCCATCCCCCCGAATGTGAAGGTGCTGCGCAACTGCTACGACGGCGATTATGTCGAGCAGCTCAAGAACGCGCGCTTCGTGGTGGTGCCGCTGGGCGTGGCCGACATTTCCGCCGGCCAGATGGTGCTGCTGCAGGCGATGGCCTTCAACAAGGCCACCGTGATCACGCGCACGCTGACGGTGGAGGATTATGTCAGCGACGGCAATGAAGCGCTGCTGGTACCGCAGGGCGATGCCGGGGCGATGCGCAGCGCCATCGCGCGCCTGCTGGACGATGTGCCCTACACGGCACAGATGGCCGACCGGGCGCTCGATGCCTTCGACAGCCGGTTCGACATGAAGGCGTTCGTGCGCAACCTGGTGGCCGCCGTGCGCGCGCCGCGGGCTACCGGCGCCTGA